Proteins encoded together in one Nitratidesulfovibrio sp. window:
- a CDS encoding oligopeptide/dipeptide ABC transporter ATP-binding protein, producing the protein MFDPTPAVLRAVDGVSLTLDRGRTLGLVGESGCGKSTLARMVVGLLPPSTGQVLLDGRLFVGAGPDAGPDASQDTRPGGDATSTSTGPAISRAEAARLVQMVFQDPFSSLNPRRTVGASIGEALAVAGMPGEERRAKVADMLHLVGLRAEHADRYPHEFSGGQRQRIAVARALITHPALVVCDEPVSSLDASVQAQVLNLLRELQEHMGLAYLFISHDLGVVGHMSDHVAVMYLGRVVEEAPRDALFAAPAHPYTRALLASVPVRDPARRVERPALSGDLPSPIAPPSGCPFHPRCPQVMDVCRRQVPGWHAVAEGQHARCHLHAPESLVRAAG; encoded by the coding sequence ATGTTCGACCCCACGCCCGCCGTGCTGCGCGCCGTGGACGGCGTGTCGCTGACCCTGGACCGGGGGCGCACCCTTGGCCTGGTGGGCGAAAGCGGCTGCGGCAAGTCCACCCTGGCCCGCATGGTGGTGGGGCTGCTGCCCCCCAGTACGGGGCAGGTGCTGCTGGATGGTCGCCTGTTCGTGGGTGCAGGCCCGGATGCAGGCCCGGATGCCAGTCAGGACACGAGGCCGGGGGGCGACGCGACGTCCACCTCCACCGGCCCCGCCATTTCGCGCGCCGAGGCGGCCCGACTGGTGCAGATGGTCTTTCAGGACCCCTTCTCGTCGCTGAATCCGCGCCGCACCGTGGGGGCCTCCATCGGCGAGGCGCTGGCCGTGGCCGGAATGCCCGGCGAGGAGCGGCGCGCCAAGGTGGCGGACATGCTGCATCTGGTGGGCCTGCGGGCGGAACACGCCGACCGCTACCCGCACGAATTTTCCGGGGGCCAGCGCCAGCGCATTGCCGTGGCCCGCGCCCTGATCACCCACCCGGCCCTGGTGGTGTGCGACGAGCCGGTGTCCTCGCTGGATGCTTCGGTGCAGGCGCAGGTGCTGAACCTGCTGCGCGAGTTGCAGGAACACATGGGCCTCGCCTACCTGTTCATTTCGCACGACCTTGGCGTGGTGGGCCACATGAGCGACCACGTGGCCGTGATGTACCTTGGCCGGGTGGTGGAGGAAGCCCCGCGCGACGCCCTGTTCGCCGCGCCCGCCCACCCGTACACCCGCGCCCTGCTGGCCTCGGTGCCCGTGCGCGACCCGGCCCGGCGCGTGGAGCGCCCTGCCCTGTCCGGCGACCTGCCCAGCCCCATCGCCCCGCCCTCCGGCTGCCCCTTTCACCCGCGCTGCCCGCAGGTCATGGACGTGTGCCGCCGTCAGGTGCCCGGCTGGCATGCCGTGGCCGAGGGGCAGCATGCGCGCTGTCATCTTCATGCGCCGGAATCGCTGGTACGCGCGGCTGGGTAG
- a CDS encoding ADP-ribosylglycohydrolase family protein produces MSRIRSAILASLVADSLSLGAHWEYDQGRIVRQLGRVTELLPPALNDYHSGKGAGDQSHYGDQTLLLLRSVAGKGAFDLSDFAGRWRGLMEGGYTGYMDKASREALANFAAGRAPEQTGAATNDFAGAARMAPLLAVLGSDPKDEEGLVNAARAQTLMTHGSPVIADGAEFMARAAAALLRGADMRGAFDHAATARYAALPAEDWLAFADMSLTEDTPAAIARFGQSCGMQGAFLGVVHIALKHEAAPETGLIDNVMAGGDSCARGLAVGMLFGARHGPGWMPERWLAPLVARPEIEAALDTLGV; encoded by the coding sequence ATGAGCAGGATACGCAGCGCCATTCTGGCGTCGCTGGTGGCGGATTCGCTGTCGCTGGGGGCGCACTGGGAATACGATCAGGGGCGCATAGTGCGCCAGTTGGGCCGGGTGACGGAACTGCTGCCGCCTGCCCTCAACGACTATCATTCCGGCAAGGGCGCGGGCGACCAGTCGCACTACGGCGACCAGACCCTGCTGCTGCTCCGTTCGGTGGCGGGCAAGGGGGCCTTCGACCTGTCCGATTTCGCCGGGCGCTGGCGCGGCCTGATGGAGGGCGGCTACACCGGCTACATGGACAAGGCCAGCCGCGAGGCGCTGGCCAACTTTGCCGCCGGGCGTGCGCCCGAACAGACCGGGGCCGCCACCAACGACTTTGCCGGGGCGGCCCGCATGGCCCCGCTGCTGGCCGTTCTGGGTTCAGATCCCAAGGACGAGGAAGGGCTGGTCAACGCCGCGCGCGCCCAGACCCTGATGACCCACGGCAGCCCGGTCATTGCCGACGGCGCGGAATTCATGGCCCGTGCCGCCGCCGCCCTGCTGCGCGGGGCGGACATGCGCGGCGCCTTCGACCATGCCGCCACGGCCCGCTACGCGGCCCTGCCCGCCGAAGACTGGCTGGCCTTCGCCGACATGTCCCTGACCGAGGACACCCCCGCCGCCATCGCCCGCTTCGGGCAGTCGTGCGGCATGCAGGGGGCCTTTCTGGGGGTGGTGCACATTGCCCTGAAGCACGAAGCCGCACCGGAAACCGGTCTCATCGACAACGTCATGGCCGGGGGCGATTCGTGCGCGCGCGGCCTGGCCGTGGGCATGCTGTTCGGCGCGCGGCATGGCCCGGGCTGGATGCCCGAGCGCTGGCTGGCCCCGCTGGTTGCGCGTCCGGAGATCGAGGCGGCGCTGGACACGCTGGGCGTGTAG